The following coding sequences lie in one Miscanthus floridulus cultivar M001 chromosome 9, ASM1932011v1, whole genome shotgun sequence genomic window:
- the LOC136480854 gene encoding uncharacterized protein: protein MRAPLLSFILVLAVVATVPLVPAVVCISRYEKYESKLEEAGGYGPPEKATEKPMEQTMDARATPAMTANTYDQKKPIEEADTATASTTKVKKEKSDDSDESAPRKVKKAKKEKSDESVDKKEKQKSDYLDESVSSKKEKKEKSDGSGASSSSKKKSEEEASLSKKEKKSGGSDKHASGKKEKQGKSDDLDNTSPKKEKKEKSIDSDASAYLKKEEKKSGADEATSLKKEKKEKKEEEKKSSDYFEKENKEKSEKDSTAVDASADYRGAYVSKSV, encoded by the coding sequence ATGAGGGCGCCTCTCCTCTCCTTCATCCTCGTCCTGGCTGTCGTCGCCACCGTGCCCCTGGTCCCGGCGGTGGTGTGCATCTCGCGGTACGAGAAGTACGAGAGCAAACTTGAAGAAGCAGGCGGATATGGACCACCGGAGAAGGCTACCGAGAAGCCCATGGAGCAGACCATGGACGCGCGAGCCACACCAGCGATGACCGCCAACACCTACGACCAGAAGAAACCCATTGAAGAAGCTGACACGGCCACGGCCTCCACTACGAAGGTAAAGAAAGAGAAATCTGATGATTCGGATGAATCTGCTCCTAGGAAGGTAAAGAAGGCAAAGAAGGAGAAGTCTGATGAGTCTGTAGATAAGAAGGAAAAGCAGAAATCTGATTATTTGGACGAATCTGTATCttccaagaaggaaaagaaggagaaatcTGATGGTTCTGGTGCATCTTCATCTTCTAAGAAGAAGTCTGAAGAAGAAGCATCTCTCAGtaagaaggaaaagaagtctGGTGGTTCAGACAAACATGCATCTGGAAAGAAAGAAAAGCAGGGCAAGTCGGATGATTTGGACAATACATCtcccaagaaagaaaagaaggagaaatcCATCGATTCGGATGCATCTGCATATCTtaagaaggaggagaagaaatCTGGCGCGGACGAAGCCACGTCTCttaaaaaggaaaagaaggagaagaaggaggaggagaagaaatcTAGTGATTATTTCGAGAAGGAAAACAAGGAGAAATCCGAGAAGGACTCCACGGCCGTTGACGCCTCCGCTGATTACCGCGGCGCATATGTATCGAAAAGTGTCTAA
- the LOC136480855 gene encoding uncharacterized protein, which translates to MRAPLLSFILVLAVVATVPLVPAVVCISRYEKYESKVEEAGGYGPPEKATEKPMEQTMDARATPAMTANTYDQKKPIEEADTDTASTTKVKKDKSDDSDESAPRKVKKAKKEKSDESVDKKEKQKSDYLDESVSSKKEKKEKSDGSGASSSSKKKSEEEASLSRKEKKSGGSDKHASGKKEKQGKSDDLDNTSPKKEKKEKSIDSDASAYLKKEEKKSGADEATSLKKEKKEKKEEEKKSSDYFEKENKEKSEDSTPVDASADDRDAYVSKSVQT; encoded by the coding sequence ATGAGGGCGCCACTCCTCTCCTTCATCCTCGTCCTGGCTGTCGTCGCCACCGTGCCCCTGGTCCCGGCGGTGGTGTGCATCTCGCGGTACGAGAAGTATGAGAGCAAAGTTGAAGAAGCAGGCGGATATGGACCACCGGAGAAGGCTACCGAGAAGCCCATGGAGCAGACCATGGACGCGCGAGCCACACCAGCGATGACCGCCAACACCTACGACCAGAAGAAACCCATTGAAGAAGCTGACACGGACACGGCCTCCACTACGAAGGTAAAGAAAGATAAATCTGATGATTCGGATGAATCTGCTCCTAGGAAGGTAAAGAAGGCAAAGAAGGAGAAGTCTGATGAGTCTGTAGATAAGAAAGAAAAGCAGAAATCTGATTATTTGGATGAATCTGTATCttccaagaaggaaaagaaagagaaatctGATGGTTCTGGTGCATCTTCATCTTCTAAGAAGAAGTCTGAAGAAGAAGCATCTCTCAgtaggaaggagaagaagtctgGTGGTTCAGACAAACATGCATCTGGAAAGAAAGAAAAGCAGGGCAAGTCGGATGATTTGGACAATACATCtcccaagaaagaaaagaaggagaaatcCATCGATTCGGATGCATCTGCATATCTtaagaaggaggagaagaaatCTGGAGCGGACGAAGCCACGTCTCttaaaaaggaaaagaaggagaagaaggaggaggagaagaaatcTAGTGATTATTTCGAGAAGGAAAACAAGGAGAAATCCGAGGACTCCACGCCCGTTGACGCCTCCGCTGATGACCGCGACGCATATGTATCGAAAAGTGTCCAAACATAA